One window of the Colius striatus isolate bColStr4 chromosome 19, bColStr4.1.hap1, whole genome shotgun sequence genome contains the following:
- the FUT7 gene encoding alpha-(1,3)-fucosyltransferase 7: MPRASPLSRAAWGRPSLRAAVTTGVFLTTLWNMRCFLHPSEVSGQAPKQQEPLVVLVWEWPSKQVPNISGDMCQELYGVRGCWLTTQRQLLRRADVVVFPPAGLQHGRDGLPKEKPPGQHWLWVSLESPSNTKALAGWNQTFNWVMSYRRDSDIFMPYGKLVPNRSGTVNIPAKTNLVSWVISNYHRSQKRAQVYKNLSRYLHVNIYGKANKKPLCKDCLLPTTSKSKFYLAFENSIHQDYITEKLWRNALLAGTVPVVLGPPRANYEQFVPPDSFIHVDDFGSLAELATFLKSINSSRYRQFFSWQRSFSVKLYTDWRERLCSICTAYPSLPHNRLYPDLESWFNT; the protein is encoded by the coding sequence ATGCCCAGGGCATCACCCCTGTCCCGGGCAGCGTGGGGCCGGCCCAGCCTGAGGGCAGCCGTCACCACCGGCGTGTTCCTGACCACCCTCTGGAACATGAGGTGCTTCCTCCACCCCTCCGAGGTCTCTGGACAAGCCcccaagcagcaggagccactgGTGGTGCTGGTGTGGGAATGGCCCTCCAAGCAGGTGCCCAACATCAGCGGGGACATGTGCCAGGAGCTGTACGGGGTCAGGGGCTGTTGGCTCACCACGCAGCGCCAGCTCCTGCGCCGGGCAGACGTGGTGGTGTTCCCCCCAGCCGGGCTCCAGCACGGCAGGGatgggctgcccaaggagaaGCCTCCAGGGCAGCACTGGCTGTGGGTCTCCCTGGAATCCCCCTCCAACACTAAAGCGCTAGCTGGATGGAACCAAACCTTCAACTGGGTGATGAGCTACAGACGGGACTCGGACATCTTCATGCCCTACGGGAAGCTCGTGCCCAACCGGTCGGGCACCGTGAACATCCCTGCCAAGACCAACCTGGTGTCTTGGGTCATCAGCAACTACCACAGGAGCCAGAAAAGAGCTCAAGTCTACAAAAACCTCTCCAGGTACCTCCACGTGAACATCTATgggaaagcaaacaagaaacCACTTTGCAAGGACTGTCTCTTGCCAACCACATCCAAGTCCAAGTTCTACCTGGCCTTCGAGAACTCCATCCACCAGGACTACATCACGGAGAAGCTGTGGCGGAACGCGCTGCTGGCGGGCACCGTGCCCGTGGTGCTGGGCCCCCCTCGTGCCAACTATGAGCAGTTTGTTCCCCCAGACTCCTTCATCCACGTGGATGACTTTGGCTCCCTGGCAGAACTGGCCACTTTCCTCAAGAGCATCAACTCCAGCCGGTACCGACAGTTCTTCTCCTGGCAGAGGAGCTTCAGCGTCAAGCTCTACACGGACTGGAGGGAGCGGCTCTGCAGCATCTGCACTGCCTACCCCAGCCTGCCCCACAACCGCCTCTACCCCGACCTGGAGAGCTGGTTCAACACCTAA